CTTCGGCGTGCTATCGGTCCGGTTTATATTCCGGCGAATCTCAGGTTCGGTCGTGTCCCGCTCCCGCCGTTCCCGTGCTCGTCCGACATACGACCGCCGTCCCGACGAGTTCTACTGGCTGTGGATCGTCGCCACGGCAGCCTACGGCGTCGGCGACGTGGTGACGACGATCGCGCTCGTGTACTTCGTCCCCCATCTCGGCGAGGGAAATCCGATCGTCCGGTTCGCGATGGATTCTCTCGGTCTGTGGGGGCTCGTCGCCGCGAAGCTGGCGGCGTTTCTGGTGATGGTGTGGATCAGTCATCTGGGTGCCCGTGACGGCGACACGTTGCTGTACTACTTTCCTCCGCTACTACTCACGATCGTCGGGGTGATGGTCACGGCCGTGAACCTTCGGTTGCTGTTCACCTGATTCCCGGCGCTCGATTCCTGGCGCTCGACTCCCGACGCTCGACTCCCGGGTCCCGACTGATCCGAGCTACTACCCGTCCAGGTCGCGAGCGATTTCCGAGAGGGAAGAGGCGGGTCCCCGAGTGACCGAGTAGACCGTCCGGCTTCCGGGAATCCGGAGACCGTACAGTTCGCCGGCGACGACTTCGTCGACCTCCAGGGAGTCTCCCGGTTGTTTGCCGACTTCTTCGAGCCATGCGCGTAGCTCGTTATCGCCCTCGGTCGGCGACCGTGCCAGACGACGGTTTTCGTACGCCCCTCGAAGGAGTAGACCGTTCGCGTCGGCGTGGACTCGACTGTGGTACGTTTTCCGATCCAGAACCAGCCTGACGAGGTCGCCGTCGGAAACGTCGAGTTCCTCCCCGAGGCGAACGCAGCGACGGCGCGTCCCGCCGAAGCGGTCGACGTGCGCCCGGGTCGTCGACACCGCGTCGGCGTCGGAAGGAAGGCGGTCGGGCATCTCCAGCCCGACGGTTACTCCGCTTCGAACGCGTCGGCGACGTCGCCGTCGCCGGCGACGACCTTCGCGTTGATCTGGGCGGTCTCGTCGCTGATTTCGCGGCCCCGAACGGTGATCCGCCTGCGCTCGCCGTCGCGGCTCGGCTTGTAGCCGACCCCGCCCTCGAGCAGCAGTTCCTTCAACCCCGATCCCGACACGTCGGCACGCATCGGACGGCCCGTCACGTCCGAGCCGCCGGTCACTTCGAGGGTGAAGCCGTCGAGGCCGACGGCGCTGCCGTCCACCTCGTCGCCGAGCTCCCGCCCGATGAATCGGTTCGCGTCCTGTCCGTCGACTTCCGCCTGATACGTCTCGCCGGTTTCGGGATCGGCGACGACGACTTTGAATTCGGCCATACCACGAGAACGCGGCCGGGCAATAAAAAGAACGTCGAAACGGCCGTCGACCGGCTACCGTTCGACTCGTTCGACGACGCAGTGACGTCCGTCCACAAACGCCGACTCGATTTCCCCGATGACGACGTTCGGATCGTGACTCCCTCCGGCAGCCGCTACCGAGCCGAGCGAGTCCGGATCGAACGGAAGCTCCAGCCGGTCGTACACCGCCGTCAGTACTTCTCGAAGCTCCGTCGTGTCCTCGACGACGACGACCCCCGAGACGAGCGCGCTGTCGGTTCCAATTCGCTGTGCGATCCCTGCGACCTTTCCGCCGTTCTCGCGCCGCTTTTGATCGGACACTTGCCCGTCAGGAACCGCACGCAACGAGTGATCGCCGGGACAGAACGCTCCCGGGGGCTCACCGCGACTGACGGACGCGCCAGTCGCCTCCAGGGCGTTGTGGAGCCGGTGGATGGCCCGGTCGTAACGCTTCGAGAGCCCCCGCCGGGGATCGGAAAGCGGAACGGCGTACGCGAACGCGACGGTGGTGTCGCCGTCGTACGCGACGGCCCGACCACCGACGCGCCGTTCGACTGGCGGGAACCCTCTGTTGTGTGCGGCTTCCCTCGCAGTCCCGTAGCCGGACTCGTTTGCGTCCCGTCGGCCGAACGCCAGCTGTCTGGGCGGCCTCCAGACCCGCACCGCCGGCTCCTGCCGTTCGGCGGCGATCTCCCGGAGCCTTCCTGCGAGTTCCCGATCGGCTTCGATGCCGTCAGGGCACCCGCGGACGACGTGGACTGTCACGCCGAACACGACGCAGCCGAAACGGAAAACGACACCGACGTCATCGGCCCACAGCCACTATTGGCCCCCCGCGTGACGACGCCCCTTTGTTCGGCCGGATCCAACGCCACCCATGGACGCCGAGTCGACCAGGGGCGCCGAACCGTCCGTCCATCTCCCCACCGAACTCCTGTTTCGCTATCGGCGGTTCTCGCTTTACAACTCCCCGTATCCGGCCCACGACTGCGGCCGTGCGATCGATCTGTATCCGGAAACCGAAACCGCACGGTCGCCAGTCGCCGGTGAGGTACTCGACACGAAGACGGTCGGCTGTCCGGGCAGGCCGTACGCCGTCGATTGCGATCACCTGATCGTGATCCGGGTGAATGGGGAGCCGGCCGACGCCGACGGGCTGGTCGCGCGGATTCTCCACGTCGATCCCGACGTCGCTCCCGGTGACCGGATCGAGGTCGGCGATCCGCTGGGACAACTCGTCAGGTCCGGATTCTTCGGGCCGTGGGTCGACAATCACGTTCATCTCGGGTTTCGTCTGCCGGACCGGAACCCGCTTCGTGCGCGGGGTTCGCTTCCGATCTCCGTATCGACTCCCGTCGCGGGACTCGAGTGGGACGGGACCGGAACAGTAGTCGAGACGGGACACACCTACGCCGTGCTGGATGCGCCGACACATCCCGATCCTGGATCGGCGTTCGCCGCGATCGCCGACGACGACGGTCGGCCCCTGGACGGCGGTC
The Halalkaliarchaeum desulfuricum DNA segment above includes these coding regions:
- a CDS encoding DUF7112 family protein, translating into MPDRLPSDADAVSTTRAHVDRFGGTRRRCVRLGEELDVSDGDLVRLVLDRKTYHSRVHADANGLLLRGAYENRRLARSPTEGDNELRAWLEEVGKQPGDSLEVDEVVAGELYGLRIPGSRTVYSVTRGPASSLSEIARDLDG
- a CDS encoding 30S ribosomal protein S6e; this encodes MAEFKVVVADPETGETYQAEVDGQDANRFIGRELGDEVDGSAVGLDGFTLEVTGGSDVTGRPMRADVSGSGLKELLLEGGVGYKPSRDGERRRITVRGREISDETAQINAKVVAGDGDVADAFEAE
- a CDS encoding lipoyl protein ligase domain-containing protein; the encoded protein is MTVHVVRGCPDGIEADRELAGRLREIAAERQEPAVRVWRPPRQLAFGRRDANESGYGTAREAAHNRGFPPVERRVGGRAVAYDGDTTVAFAYAVPLSDPRRGLSKRYDRAIHRLHNALEATGASVSRGEPPGAFCPGDHSLRAVPDGQVSDQKRRENGGKVAGIAQRIGTDSALVSGVVVVEDTTELREVLTAVYDRLELPFDPDSLGSVAAAGGSHDPNVVIGEIESAFVDGRHCVVERVER